ACTTCTGGGCCTCCACCCCGACCGAGTTGCTGGGCCAGTTGAACATTGGCTCCCGTCCGGCGAAGCGGCCGAACACCGGCGCGGGCCTGTCCGGCCTGCGGGCCATCCCGTGGGTGTTCGGCTGGACGCAGACCCGGCAGATCGTGCCCGGCTGGTTCGGCGTCGGGTCCGGCCTGGCCGCGGCCCGGGCGGCGGGCCTGGAGGATGTGCTCGCCGAGATGCACCGGAACTGGCACTTCTTCCGCACGTTCCTGTCGAACGTCGAGATGATGCTGACCAAGACCGACCTGACCATCGCCCGCCGGTACGTGGAGACGCTGGTCCCGAAGAAGCTGCACCCGATCTTCGACCAGATCGAGCAGGAGTACGAGCTGACCAAGCAGGAGGTGCTGGCGGTCACCTCGTCGCCGGCCCTGCTGGACAACTCCCCGGTGCTCCAGCGCACCCTCGCGGTGCGCGACACCTACCTGGAGCCGCTGCACCATCTCCAGGTCGCGCTGCTGCGCCAGTACCGGGACTCCGGCGCCGCCGGCCGGGCGGTGGCCACCGCGCCGGGCGGCCGCCGCGCCCCGAACGACAGCACGGCGCTGGAGCGGGCGCTGCTGACCACGGTCAACGGCATCGCCGCCGGCATGCGCAACACGGGCTGACCCGGTCGACGGACAACGGCCCCGGTCGCGCCGACCGGGGCCGTTGTCCGCTACGCGGGCCTACCAGTCGCCGCCGCCGAAGTCACCGCCACCGAAGTCACCGCCGCCGTAACCGCCGGAGTAGTCGCCCTGGCCGGCGAAGTCCTGACCCTGGTCGCCGAAGTCCTGGCCCTGGTCGCCGAAGTCCCCACCCTGGTCCTGGCCGTCGTCGAAGCCGTCGTTGAAGCCCTCCTGGTAGCCGGCCTCGTAGCCGTAGCCGGGATCGGCGAAGGCCGGCGAGAAGAGCGCGTCGGCGATCAGCAGGCCGCCGAGCACCCCGGCGCCGGTGCCGAGCGCGGTCTTCCACCACGGCGTCGAGTACCAACCGGCCGGCACCGGCCGGCCCTGCCAGGTGCCGCCCGGGTAGTAGTAGGGCGTCTGGTTGCCCGGCTGCGGGCCGGCCCGGTAGGTCTGCCCCTGCACGTTGACCTCGCGCTCCTTGGTCAGCGTCCCGGCGCCCCGGGCGGCGGCCAGCGGCGGCAGCTCCGGGCCGGGGTCGATGCCCATCGCGGTGCGGGCCGCCCGGATGTACGCCAGCCCCTCCAGCGCGGTCTCCCGGGCCAGCGCGAACTGGTGCGGGGTGGCCGCCTGCTCCAGCTGGGAGCCGGCCGCGTTGTACCGCTCCCCCGCGTCGGCGAGCGCCTGCCGGACCGCCGGGGCGTCGCCGTGCAGGTTCATCAGCTGACCGCCCAGCCGCTCGTACCAGCGCTGCGCCTCGGCGCGCGCGTCCGCCAGCTCGGTCGCCCGCCGGGACCTGCTTCCCCACCGCCAGAACACGAGCGCACCTCCGAGCATCAGCACCAGGACGAACCACAGCGCAACTTTCATGACTCGACGGTACCCACCGGGGGCACGTCGTACCCGTTTGGCAAGCTTCGGAGGGTGACGAGCTTCGCAACGCTGGCCGTGGTGATCATCTGCCTCGCCGCGGGCGGCGCGGTCGGCTGGCTGGCTGCCCGAGCCCGCTCGGCGACCGAGATCGCCCGGCTGGAGGCCACGCTCGCCGCCACCCGGGAGGGCGAGGGGCGGCTGGAGCAGTCCATGCGGGCGCTCAGCTACGAGGCGACGGCGCAGTCCCAGGAGGCCGTGGCGCGGGCCGTGGCCCCGCTGCACGAGACCCTCCGCCGCTACGAGCAGCGGGTCGTCGAGCTGGAGCGGGACCGGGTCGACGCGTACGCGGAGCTGCGCGAGCAGGTCCGCGCGATGAGCACCGTCTCCGGCGAGCTGCGCACCGAGACCAAGCAGCTGGTGGCCGCGCTGCGTGCGCCGCAGGTGCGGGGCCGCTGGGGCGAGCACCAGCTCCGCCGGATCGTGGAGGCGGCCGGCATGCTGGAGCACTGCGACTTCAACGAGCAGGTCACCGCCGCCACCGACCACCAGGGGGTCCGCCCCGACCTGGTGGTCCGGCTGCACGGCGGCCGGACGGTGGTGGTCGACGCCAAGGCGCCCTTCGAGGCCTACCTGACCGCCATGGAGGCGCGCGACGAGCGGGGGCGGGACACCCAGCTCGACGCGCACGCGCGGCACCTGCGCGGGCACGTGGACAGCCTTGCCGCCAAGTCCTACTGGGCGGCGTTCGACCAGGCCCCCGAGTTCGTGGTGCTCTTCGTGCCGGCCGACCCGTTCCTCGACGTGGCGCTGCAGCGTGACCCGACGCTGCTGGAGCACGCCTTCGCGCGCAACGTGGTGCTGGCCACGCCGGCCACGCTGGTGGCGCTGCTGCGCACGGTGGCGTACTCGTGGCGGCAGGAGGCGTTGGCCCGCAACGCCGCCACCGTGCACTCGCTGGCCCGTGAGCTGTACGGCCGACTGTCCACTCTCGGCGACCACGTCGGCAAGCTCGGCGCGTCGCTGGGCGGGGCGGTGACCGCGTACAACCGGGCGGTCGGCTCGCTGGAGGCACGGGTGCTGGTGAGCGCCCGCAAGCTGGCCGAGCTGGGCGTCTCCGACCAGGAGCTGATCGCTCCGGCGCAGCTCGAGGTGACGCCCCGCCAGCCGCAGGCGCCCGAGCTGGCCGAGGGCGCCCCGATCGTGCGCTATCCGCGGGACATGTCCGACTGATTCGACGGTCGGCCGCTATCACCCGAACGGTCGTCCGACCTGGACGATCGAC
This sequence is a window from Micromonospora sp. NBRC 110009. Protein-coding genes within it:
- the rmuC gene encoding DNA recombination protein RmuC, which encodes MTSFATLAVVIICLAAGGAVGWLAARARSATEIARLEATLAATREGEGRLEQSMRALSYEATAQSQEAVARAVAPLHETLRRYEQRVVELERDRVDAYAELREQVRAMSTVSGELRTETKQLVAALRAPQVRGRWGEHQLRRIVEAAGMLEHCDFNEQVTAATDHQGVRPDLVVRLHGGRTVVVDAKAPFEAYLTAMEARDERGRDTQLDAHARHLRGHVDSLAAKSYWAAFDQAPEFVVLFVPADPFLDVALQRDPTLLEHAFARNVVLATPATLVALLRTVAYSWRQEALARNAATVHSLARELYGRLSTLGDHVGKLGASLGGAVTAYNRAVGSLEARVLVSARKLAELGVSDQELIAPAQLEVTPRQPQAPELAEGAPIVRYPRDMSD